The Comamonas testosteroni genome contains the following window.
ATCACCACAGCATCGGTTCGCTGCGCCTGATCGTCAATGCGTACAAGGATTTTCCCCTGAACGTGCAGTTTTCCGTGTACGGCACGCCAGGCCCGGGGCTGGCGCACCTGCAGTCCAGCAGCTGGCAAGGCAATGTGAACCGCCAGCACTTCAGCGATTCCCAGAACAATCTGGCTTATGTGCTGGTATTTGGCATCAGCTACTTACCGGTCCAGAAGGTCAGCATTAAGCTGGGCTAACGCTATGTGGGCATGGGCAAGACCCATGGCGTTGCCAACAATTTCACCCATGTCCGTGGCCTGCAGGGTGGGCAGATGCACGCCAAGCTGAGTTCCAGCCAGATCTCGGTCGGCCTGCGCTACAGCTTCTGAGTTCGACGGGCCCGTCTGTCTGTCCGCGCAGCGCGGAGTTGTCAGCTTTTGGCAAGCGCATTATGAATAATTATGAATTCAGAAAGCTCTCTGCAAAAGACGGAGAGTCAAGGAGACATATTCATGACCACGCGTTTCGAAGATTTTTATCAGCGTTCCATTGATGACCGCGACGGCTTCTGGGCAGAGCAGGCCGGGCTGATCGATTGGCAGCAGAAGCCCCAGCAGATCTGTGATTACAGCCAGCCGCCATTTGCCAAATGGTTTGTGGGCGGCACCACCAATCTCTGCCATAACGCAATCGACCGTCATCTGGCGGTGCGCGGCGATCAGAATGCGTTGATCGCCATTTCTACCGAAACCCGCACCGAAAAGGTCTATAACTACCGCGAGCTTCATGCGGAAGTCAACCGCATGGCCGCCGTGCTGCAGTCGCTGGGTGTGCAAAAAGGCGACCGGGTGCAGATCTATATGCCCATGGTTGCAGAGGCCTGCTTTGCCATGCTGGCCTGCGTGCGTCTGGGCGCCATTCACTCCGTGGTGTTCGGCGGCTTTGCCTCGGGCGCGCTGGCGTCGCGCATCGATGATGCCGAACCCAAGGTCATCATCAGCGCCGATGCGGGCTCGCGCGGCGGTCGCGTCGTGGCCTACAAGCCTTTGCTGGATGAAGCGCTCAGGCAGTCCAGCCACCAGCCCGCTGCCGTGCTGATGGTCAACCGCGGACTGGCCGAAATGCCCATGAAGGCGGGCCGCGACCATGACTGGTCGGCCTTGCGTTCCCGGCACTTGGATGCGCAGGTGGACTGCGTCTGGGTGGAATCAACTCATCCCAGCTACACCCTCTATACCAGCGGCACCACGGGCAAGCCCAAGGGCGTGCAGCGCGATACGGGTGGCTATACCGTGGCGCTGGCGGCCAGCATGCCGCACATCTTCGATGCCCAGGCCGGACAGACCTTCTTCTGCACCAGCGATATCGGCTGGGTCGTGGGTCATAGCTACATCATCTATGCGCCGCTGATTGCGGGCATGGCCACGGTGATGTACGAGGGGCTGCCGGTCAACCCCGATGCTGGCATCTGGTGGAGCATTGTCGAGAAATACAAGGTCACGCACATGTTCTCGGCGCCGACGGCGATTCGCGTGCTCAAAAAGCATGATGCGGATTACCTCAAGCGCTACGACATCTCCAGCCTCAGGGCCCTGTGGCTGGCTGGCGAGCCGCTGGACGAGCCCACGGCGACCTGGATCAGCCAGGCCATCAACAAGCCCATCATCGACAACTACTGGCAGACCGAGACCGGCTGGCCCATCATGACGCTGTGCAACGGCGTGCAAAAGCAGGCCACGCGTTTTGGCAGTCCGGGCCGGGCTGTCTATGGCTACAACGTCAAGCTCATCGATGACGCCAGCGGCGAGGAGTTGACCCGGGCGAATCAGAAGGGCGTGCTGGCGATTGAAGGTCCGCTGCCGCCCGGTTGCATGCAGACGGTCTGGCGTGACGACAACCGCTTTGTCAACACCTACTGGAAGAGCATTCCGGGTCGCCTGATCTACAGCACCTTCGACTGGGGCATCCGCGATGAAGACGGCTACTACTTCATCCTTGGCCGTACCGACGATGTGATCAATGTGGCTGGCCATCGCCTGGGCACGCGCGAGATCGAGGAGAGCATCTCAGCCCATGCCCAGATTGCCGAAGTGGCCGTGGTTGGCGTTGCCGACAATCTCAAGGGCCAGGCTGCGCTGGCCTTTGCCGTGGTGCGCGATGCTGCCTTGGTGGCCGATGAGGTCTCCAGCAAGGCCCTCGAAGCCGATGTGATGAAGCTGGTCGATTCGCGTCTGGGTGCGGTTGCGCGTCCGTCTCGCGTGATTTTCGTCACGGCCCTGCCCAAGACGCGCAGCGGCAAGCTGCTGCGCCGGGCCCTGCAGGCCGTGGCCGAAGGTCGTGATCCCGGTGACCTGAGTACGATGGAAGATCCGGCGGCTCTGACCCAGGTACAACAGCGGCTGTAACTTCCGCAGCGGTGGTTGCGGAGCTTCACTCCCGCGGCTAGCGACGGCGGGACGGCGCGCCGGGATTCCGGCGAATCCAAAGTTCAAGGCCTGCGACCATCAAGGCGCGGGCCTTGCTGTTTGCAGCCTAAAATCGCCCGATCACGCCACGCGGTCCGCTGCCTGGCGCCATGGAATTGAAAAACTTCGAGAAAGAGCTGTCGTGCAAGTTGCATCCTCCATCTTCAAGGCCTATGACATTCGCGGCATCGTGCCGTCGACACTGACTGAAGAAGTCGCCCGTGGCATCGGCCGCGCATTCGGCATGGCAGCGCTGGTTGCCGGTGAAAAAGCCGTGGCGGTGGGCCGCGATGGTCGTCTGTCGGGTCCCGCCTTGTCGGCTGCATTGATGCAGGGCCTGACCGAGGTGGGTGTGGATGTGATCGACATCGGCCTGGCCACCACGCCCATGCTGTACTTTGCCGCCGCCACCTTGTGCACCAGCGGCATTCAGGTGACCGGCAGCCACAATCCCAGGGATTACAACGGTTTCAAGATGGTGCTGGCAGGCCGTGCCATTTATGGCGAGGAAATCCAGGCCCTGCGCGTGCGCATGGAGACGGAGGACTGGACGATTACCGGTGCCGGGCAGATCAGCCGCGCCGATGTGCTGGCCGATTACACTGCCCGCATCGTGGGCGACGTGAAGCTGGCGCGGCCCATGAAGATTGTGGTGGACTGCGGCAACGGTGTGGCCGGTGCATCGGCACCCGCCATCTTCCGCCAACTGGGCTGCGAGGTGATCGAGCTGTTCTCCGAAGTCGACGGCAACTTCCCCAATCATCATCCCGATCCCAGCAAGCCCGAGAACCTGCGCGATGTGATCGAGGCCCTGCAGACAAGCGATGCCGAGCTGGGTCTGGCCTTTGACGGTGACGGCGACCGCCTGGGCATTGTGACCAAGGACGGCCAGAACATCTTCCCCGACCGGCAGATGATGTTGTTCGCCAAGGATGTGCTTTCGCGCGTGCCTGGCGGCTCCATCGTGTTCGACGTCAAGTGCACCCAGCGTCTGGCCCCCGAGATCGAAGCTGCCGGAGGCAAGGCAGTGATGTACAAGACCGGCCATTCGCTGGTCAAGGCTCGCATGAAGGAGCTGGATGCGCCGCTGGGTGGCGAGATGAGCGGCCATATCTTCTTCAAGGAGCGCTGGTACGGCTTTGACGATGGCACCTATGCGGGCTGCCGTCTGCTCGAAATCGTCAGCCGTGAAGCCGACCCCAGCGCACTGCTCAACGCATTGCCCACCAGCTTCTCCACGCCCGAACTCAATGTGGCCTGCGCCGAAGGCGAGCCCCATCGTCTGGCGGCCGAGTTGCAGACGCTCGCTGCCACGGAGTTTGCCGAACCTGCCCGGGTCAGCACCATTGACGGCCTGCGCGTGGACTGGGCTGACGGCTTCGGTCTGATCCGCGCCAGCAACACCACGCCCGTGCTGGTGCTGCGCTTTGAAGGCCATACACAGCAAGCCTTGCAGCGCATAGAAGCGCAGATGCTGGCCTTGCTCAAGCGCGTCAAGCCTGACGCCCAGGTGGGCGCGGCTGCGCACTGATCGGCGCGGCACTTCAGCATGGCCAAACCGGCTCCCATGGGCTTTGCCCGTGCGCTGTTCAGTGCGCTGGCCTGGGCGGTGCAGCCGCTGCTGCGGCGCAAGCTGCGGCGGCGCGCGCGCCTCGAGCCGGGCTACGGCGTGGCCGTGCCTGAGCGCTTCGGCCATTACCAGCCTGCAGATCTGGGGCGCGATGGACGCGGCCGATGGGTGTGGATTCATTCCGTGTCGCTGGGCGAGACCCGAGCTGCCGCCATCCTGGTCAAGGCCTTGCGCGAGCGCATGCCGGCCATGCGTCTGCTGCTGACGCACAGCACTGCGACCGGGCGAGAAGAGGGTGCAAAGCTGCTGCGCCCGGGCGATGTGCAGGTCTGGCTGCCCTGGGACTCCCTGGGCGCCACCAGGCGTTTTGTCGCGCAGTTCCAGCCTGCCGTGGGCGTGCTGATGGAAACCGAGATCTGGCCGAATCTGATTGCGGCGTGTGTCAACACGGGTATTCCTCTGGCCCTGGCCAATGCACGTCTCAACGAGAAATCCGAAGCCGGTGCTCTGAGAGTCAGGCCTTTGTCTCGCCCCGCATACGGCGCACTGACTGCCGTCTGGGCGCAGACCGAAGCCGATGCCGGGCGCCTGCGCAATGTAGGCGCCCACGTGGATGCGGTGCTGGGGAATCTCAAATTCGATGTGCAGCCCGATGCCGCCCAGATCGCTCAGGCCGGCCAATGGCGCACTGCGTTGGCGCGCCCCGTGCTGCTGTTTGCCAGCAGCCGCGAGGGCGAGGAAGCGATGTTCATCGATGCGCTCAAGACCCTGGGCCAGGCTGCAACGGCGGTGCAATGGCTGGTCGTTCCGCGTCATCCTCAGCGCTTTGACGAGGTGGAGAACTTGCTGGGCAAAGCAGGCTTTGCTGTGTCGCGGCGCAGCCAGTGGGAGCAGATGCCTCCCCGGCAGTCCGGCGCGATCTGGCTTGGCGATTCGCTGGGCGAGATGCCCCTGTATTACGGCCTGGCATCGGTGGCCCTGATGGGGGGGAGCTTTGCACCGCTGGGCGGGCAGAACCTCATCGAGGCGCTGGCCTGTGATTGCCCCGTGATACTGGGGCCGCATACCTTCAATTTCAGCCAGGCCTCCGAGCAGGCATTGCTGGCCGGCGCAGCCCTGGGCGTGCAGGATATGGAAGCGGGCTTGGGTCAGGCCCTGGACCTGGTGGCCAAGCCAGATCATCTGCAGGCTGCCGTACAAAGCTGTCGGCAGATGGTGCAGGGCAATCGCGGTGCGGCTGCGGCCACAGCCGAGGCGATTCAAGCGCTGATGATTGCTCCTTGATTAGGAGCGTTTGGCACCCTGTGGGTAAAGGTTTGAGTTTGATATGGCCTTGAACCCGAAAGCCTGCTTCTGAACCAGTCTTAACGTTTGAGCGTTCTGGCCGCAGGCTTTGCGGCAGCCATGCTGGTTGCGATGGCTGGCTTGGCTGCGGCATCAGGGGCAATGCCGGGCGTGCGTGTCAGCGCATCGATCATGCGCAGATCATCGTCGGTGAGCACTCCCGAGGCCTGGCGCAGCTTGAGCTGTCCCAGCAGCACTTGATAGCGCGCATTGGCCAGGTCGCGCTCGGTCTGGTAGACCTGACTCTGGGCGTTGAGCACATCGATATTGATACGCACGCCAACCTCATAGCCCATTTTGTTGGCTTCCAGCGCACTCCGGCTTGAAGCGAGAGCCGCTTCCAGCGCCTTGACCTGAGCCTGGCCGGATTGTACGCCCAGGAAGGCCGTGCGCGTAGCCTGCTCTACGTTGCGGCGGGCATCGTCGAGCTGGGCGCGGGCTTTTTCCTCCAGCGCCACGGTTTCACGGATGCGGTTTTGCACGGCAAAGCCCGCAAACAGCGGCATGTTCATGACCACACCAATCTGGGCCGCGTTGGTGCGATAGCTCAGGGGAATGGATGGCGTCATGGAGCCGTTGGGGTAACGGTTGACCACATAACCCGCCTGCAAGTCCACCGTGGGCTTGTGACCGGCCTCGGCCTTCTGCGTGTCCAGCCTGGCGATGTCCAGTGCCAGCTGGGCCTGGCGCAACTGGGGCTGGGCGGCCAATGCCTTGTCCACCCAGGCTTGCATATTGTCGGGCTCCACTCCGGGCAGGGTCAGAGGCGCAGCCAGCGGCGTGGGCTGAATGCCGACGCGGCCCACGAGCTGATCCAGGGCCACGCGCTTGACCTGCAGGTCATTTTGCGCGGCGATTTCCTGGGCTGTGACCAGGTCGAAGCGGGATTGGGCTTCGCGCGAATCGGTGATGGTGGCCGTGCCGACTTCGAAATTGCGCTTGGCCATCTCGAGCTGGGTGCTGATCGCCTGCTTTTGCGATTGGGCGACCTGCACGCTGTCCTGGGCGGCCAGCACATCGAAATAAGCCTGGGCCACGCGCACGATCAGGTTCTGTGCGGCCCCATCCAGCTGAGCCTGGGCGACATCCACGCCGCGCTGCCCCTGTTCGTAGGCAATCTTGTTGGCAGGGCGGTACAGCGGCTGCTGGGCGCTGAGCTGCAGGTTCTGCTGCGTGTTGTTGAAGCTGCTGGCCATGCCCGGCAGGGGCACGGAGGTATGGATGTCGACATGGGTGCGGTTGGCACCGGCCGACATGCCCACGTTGGGCAGCAGCCCGGACAAGGCCTGATCGGCGCGACTGGCCGCAGCCCTCGCATCGGCTTGTTGGGCCTGCCATGAAGCGTCATAGCCGCGGGCCTGGGCCACCAGCTCAGACAAGGTCTGCGCCTGTGTCTGAGCGCCGGCCCATGCCAGCAAAACTCCCAAGGAAATGGCACGCAGAGCGTGGGCGGAGGGGGCTTGCAGAGGCCTGGGCAGCTTGGTCATAGATGTCAGGTTTGGGCAGTCTCGATCACAAGGGGGAACTCAACAGGCAGGATGCAGGAGTGCCGAACGGTCTCAGTAGCGGGGCACACCGGGGTCGGCACTGAGCGACCAGGCATCAATGCCGCCGGTGATGTTGCTGACGTCCTCAAAGCCGTTGTTGACCAGAAACGCAGCCACGCTCATGCTGCGTGCGCCATGGTGGCACAGGCAGGCGACGGGGTGGTCCGGGTCCAGCTCCTGCAGACGGCCAGGGATATCGTGCATGGGAATGCAGCGCAACTCGAAGCCCTCACCGGGTTGAATACTGGCCAAGGTG
Protein-coding sequences here:
- a CDS encoding TolC family outer membrane protein, which gives rise to MTKLPRPLQAPSAHALRAISLGVLLAWAGAQTQAQTLSELVAQARGYDASWQAQQADARAAASRADQALSGLLPNVGMSAGANRTHVDIHTSVPLPGMASSFNNTQQNLQLSAQQPLYRPANKIAYEQGQRGVDVAQAQLDGAAQNLIVRVAQAYFDVLAAQDSVQVAQSQKQAISTQLEMAKRNFEVGTATITDSREAQSRFDLVTAQEIAAQNDLQVKRVALDQLVGRVGIQPTPLAAPLTLPGVEPDNMQAWVDKALAAQPQLRQAQLALDIARLDTQKAEAGHKPTVDLQAGYVVNRYPNGSMTPSIPLSYRTNAAQIGVVMNMPLFAGFAVQNRIRETVALEEKARAQLDDARRNVEQATRTAFLGVQSGQAQVKALEAALASSRSALEANKMGYEVGVRINIDVLNAQSQVYQTERDLANARYQVLLGQLKLRQASGVLTDDDLRMIDALTRTPGIAPDAAAKPAIATSMAAAKPAARTLKR
- a CDS encoding propionate--CoA ligase; this translates as MTTRFEDFYQRSIDDRDGFWAEQAGLIDWQQKPQQICDYSQPPFAKWFVGGTTNLCHNAIDRHLAVRGDQNALIAISTETRTEKVYNYRELHAEVNRMAAVLQSLGVQKGDRVQIYMPMVAEACFAMLACVRLGAIHSVVFGGFASGALASRIDDAEPKVIISADAGSRGGRVVAYKPLLDEALRQSSHQPAAVLMVNRGLAEMPMKAGRDHDWSALRSRHLDAQVDCVWVESTHPSYTLYTSGTTGKPKGVQRDTGGYTVALAASMPHIFDAQAGQTFFCTSDIGWVVGHSYIIYAPLIAGMATVMYEGLPVNPDAGIWWSIVEKYKVTHMFSAPTAIRVLKKHDADYLKRYDISSLRALWLAGEPLDEPTATWISQAINKPIIDNYWQTETGWPIMTLCNGVQKQATRFGSPGRAVYGYNVKLIDDASGEELTRANQKGVLAIEGPLPPGCMQTVWRDDNRFVNTYWKSIPGRLIYSTFDWGIRDEDGYYFILGRTDDVINVAGHRLGTREIEESISAHAQIAEVAVVGVADNLKGQAALAFAVVRDAALVADEVSSKALEADVMKLVDSRLGAVARPSRVIFVTALPKTRSGKLLRRALQAVAEGRDPGDLSTMEDPAALTQVQQRL
- a CDS encoding phosphomannomutase/phosphoglucomutase, with product MQVASSIFKAYDIRGIVPSTLTEEVARGIGRAFGMAALVAGEKAVAVGRDGRLSGPALSAALMQGLTEVGVDVIDIGLATTPMLYFAAATLCTSGIQVTGSHNPRDYNGFKMVLAGRAIYGEEIQALRVRMETEDWTITGAGQISRADVLADYTARIVGDVKLARPMKIVVDCGNGVAGASAPAIFRQLGCEVIELFSEVDGNFPNHHPDPSKPENLRDVIEALQTSDAELGLAFDGDGDRLGIVTKDGQNIFPDRQMMLFAKDVLSRVPGGSIVFDVKCTQRLAPEIEAAGGKAVMYKTGHSLVKARMKELDAPLGGEMSGHIFFKERWYGFDDGTYAGCRLLEIVSREADPSALLNALPTSFSTPELNVACAEGEPHRLAAELQTLAATEFAEPARVSTIDGLRVDWADGFGLIRASNTTPVLVLRFEGHTQQALQRIEAQMLALLKRVKPDAQVGAAAH
- a CDS encoding rhodanese-like domain-containing protein is translated as MLTQVLPAQFQQWLASHAANGVKPVVLDVREPWEVTLASIQPGEGFELRCIPMHDIPGRLQELDPDHPVACLCHHGARSMSVAAFLVNNGFEDVSNITGGIDAWSLSADPGVPRY
- a CDS encoding 3-deoxy-D-manno-octulosonic acid transferase, whose product is MAKPAPMGFARALFSALAWAVQPLLRRKLRRRARLEPGYGVAVPERFGHYQPADLGRDGRGRWVWIHSVSLGETRAAAILVKALRERMPAMRLLLTHSTATGREEGAKLLRPGDVQVWLPWDSLGATRRFVAQFQPAVGVLMETEIWPNLIAACVNTGIPLALANARLNEKSEAGALRVRPLSRPAYGALTAVWAQTEADAGRLRNVGAHVDAVLGNLKFDVQPDAAQIAQAGQWRTALARPVLLFASSREGEEAMFIDALKTLGQAATAVQWLVVPRHPQRFDEVENLLGKAGFAVSRRSQWEQMPPRQSGAIWLGDSLGEMPLYYGLASVALMGGSFAPLGGQNLIEALACDCPVILGPHTFNFSQASEQALLAGAALGVQDMEAGLGQALDLVAKPDHLQAAVQSCRQMVQGNRGAAAATAEAIQALMIAP